From the Bombus vancouverensis nearcticus chromosome 3, iyBomVanc1_principal, whole genome shotgun sequence genome, one window contains:
- the Amacr gene encoding alpha-methylacyl-CoA racemase, translating into MPLKGINVLELAGLAPGPFCGMILAQFGASVIRVDKIYGSYNAIDCLGHGKRSIALNLKVYEGSNIFRKLINQSDVLIDPYRPGVMERMKLGPEELMGINKRLIYARLTGFGHNGPYANMAGHDINYLALSGLLSLFGRHNQKPTPPVNLVADFAGGGLMCAFGIILALFERSKSGIGQVIDASMVDGSAYLGSWFFRSQNVPGLWGNPRGKNILDSGTHFYDTYETKDKQYMCVGAIEPKFYEIFLEKLGISSHEMPQFENFEESREKLEKIFKQKTQAEWCAIFDGTDACVTPVLNLKDVASHAHNKERNIFKTGDNGLVTPNPAPRLSRTPGMSKKHERNAKLGEHTTEILTELDFKPEEIVNLIANGIVNQGMKHSKL; encoded by the exons ATGCCTTTAAAAGGTATAAATGTATTAGAATTAGCTGGGCTAGCACCAGGCCCTTTTTGTGGAATGATATTAGCCCAATTTGGTGCATCTGTAATCAGAGTGGACAAG attTATGGATCTTATAATGCCATTGATTGTCTGGGTCATGGAAAAAGATCAATTGCGTTAAATTTAAAAGTTTATGAAGGTTCTAATATATTTAGGAAATTGATCAATCAAAGTGATGTGCTTATAGACCCTTATAGACCTG gaGTAATGGAAAGAATGAAACTAGGACCAGAAGAACTTATGGGAATAAACAAGAGGTTGATATATGCCAGGTTAACAGGATTTGGGCATAATGGACCTTATGCTAATATGGCTGGacatgatataaattatttagcTTTATCTG gtttattatcattatttggACGTCACAATCAGAAACCAACACCACCAGTCAATTTAGTAGCTGATTTTGCTGGTGGTGGATTAATGTGTGCTTTTGGTATAATACTAGCATTATTTGAACGTAGCAAGAGTGGTATTGGTCAAGTGATTGATGCATCAATGGTAGATGGATCTGCATATCTAGGCAGTTGGTTCTTTAGATCTCAAAATGTGCCTGGATTATGGGGAAATCCTCGTGGTAAAAATAT ATTAGATTCTGGAACACACTTTTATGATACTTATGAAACAAAAGATAAACAATATATGTGCGTTGGAGCAATTGAACCTAAGTTTTATGAGATATTTTTAGAGAAACTTGGAATTTCATCTCATGAAATGCCACAATTTGAGAATTTTGAAGAAAGCCgtgaaaaattagaaaagataTTCAAACAAAAGACTCAAGCAGAATGGTGTGCCATATTTGATGGTACAGATGCTTGCGTAACACCCGTTCTAAATTTAAAAGATGTTGCATCACATGCACACAATAAggaaagaaatatatttaagaCTGGAGACAATGGTTTGGTAACTCCAAATCCTGCTCCACGTTTATCTCGTACTCCTGGAATGTCTAAAAAACATGAAAGAAATGCTAAATTGGGTGAGCACACTACAGAAATTCTTACTGAATTAGATTTTAAACCAGAAGAAATTGTTAATTTAATAGCAAATGGAATTGTTAATCAAGGAATGAAACATTCTAAACTTTAA
- the koko gene encoding cyclin Q isoform X1: MNPTEPTSTETLSSKMKDVIDVLAMQREKRNTLQKSITIDYTKSSDSFTISRFIFECGLKLEAHPLTIATAATLYHRFTKEAVPGGYDNCLIAATCLYLAGKVKDDNLKIRDVMNVSYSTLHRGSQPLELGDQYWSMRDAIVQAELLIMRMLKFQVTPVHPHKYMLHYLRSLQAWFGEEEWSKYPVAKTSMALLQDFHHSPAILDYPPNLIAIACINLSLQIYGVVVPLMDECDQQPWFNVFCKDLTRDKLWEIMEKVMAAYDEEPETRDN; encoded by the exons ATGAATCCGACGGAACCTACTAGTACGGAAACTTTAAG TTCCAAAATGAAAGACGTTATTGATGTATTAGCTATGCAACGGGAGAAGAGAAACACTTTGCAAAAGAGCATTACGATTGATTACACAAAGAGCAGTGATAGTTTTACAATTTCACGATTTATATTTGAATGTG GTTTAAAACTGGAAGCTCATCCTCTGACTATTGCTACAGCTGCAACATTGTATCATAGGTTTACAAAAGAAGCTGTTCCAGGAGGTTATGATAATtgt CTAATTGCTGCTACTTGTCTTTACTTAGCAGGAAAAGTGAAAGatgataatttgaaaattagAGATGTAATGAATGTATCTTACAGCACATTACATAGAGGATCACAACCATTAGAATTAGGAGATCAATATTGGAGCATGAGAGATGCAATTGTCCAAGCAGAACTTTTAATTATGCGTATGCTCAAGTTTCAAGTGACTCCTGTACATCCGCACAAA tatATGTTACATTATTTACGATCTTTGCAAGCATGGTTTGGAGAGGAAGAATGGTCTAAATATCCAGTTGCAAAAACAAGCATGGCACTTTTACAAGATTTTCATCATTCCCCAGCTATACTTGATTATCCACCAAATTTAATAGCAATCGCTTGTATTAATTTGTCACTTCAAATTTATGGTGTAGTAGTACCATTAATGGACGAATGTGACCAGCAACCTTGGTTTAAT GTCTTCTGTAAAGACCTAACAAGAGATAAACTTTGGGAGATAATGGAGAAAGTTATGGCAGCATACGATGAAGAACCAGAAACTAGAGACAACTGA
- the koko gene encoding cyclin Q isoform X2 produces MFNEFHFPDKVYSKMKDVIDVLAMQREKRNTLQKSITIDYTKSSDSFTISRFIFECGLKLEAHPLTIATAATLYHRFTKEAVPGGYDNCLIAATCLYLAGKVKDDNLKIRDVMNVSYSTLHRGSQPLELGDQYWSMRDAIVQAELLIMRMLKFQVTPVHPHKYMLHYLRSLQAWFGEEEWSKYPVAKTSMALLQDFHHSPAILDYPPNLIAIACINLSLQIYGVVVPLMDECDQQPWFNVFCKDLTRDKLWEIMEKVMAAYDEEPETRDN; encoded by the exons ATGTTTAATGAATTTCATTTCCCAGATAAAGTATA TTCCAAAATGAAAGACGTTATTGATGTATTAGCTATGCAACGGGAGAAGAGAAACACTTTGCAAAAGAGCATTACGATTGATTACACAAAGAGCAGTGATAGTTTTACAATTTCACGATTTATATTTGAATGTG GTTTAAAACTGGAAGCTCATCCTCTGACTATTGCTACAGCTGCAACATTGTATCATAGGTTTACAAAAGAAGCTGTTCCAGGAGGTTATGATAATtgt CTAATTGCTGCTACTTGTCTTTACTTAGCAGGAAAAGTGAAAGatgataatttgaaaattagAGATGTAATGAATGTATCTTACAGCACATTACATAGAGGATCACAACCATTAGAATTAGGAGATCAATATTGGAGCATGAGAGATGCAATTGTCCAAGCAGAACTTTTAATTATGCGTATGCTCAAGTTTCAAGTGACTCCTGTACATCCGCACAAA tatATGTTACATTATTTACGATCTTTGCAAGCATGGTTTGGAGAGGAAGAATGGTCTAAATATCCAGTTGCAAAAACAAGCATGGCACTTTTACAAGATTTTCATCATTCCCCAGCTATACTTGATTATCCACCAAATTTAATAGCAATCGCTTGTATTAATTTGTCACTTCAAATTTATGGTGTAGTAGTACCATTAATGGACGAATGTGACCAGCAACCTTGGTTTAAT GTCTTCTGTAAAGACCTAACAAGAGATAAACTTTGGGAGATAATGGAGAAAGTTATGGCAGCATACGATGAAGAACCAGAAACTAGAGACAACTGA